From the genome of Nicotiana sylvestris chromosome 2, ASM39365v2, whole genome shotgun sequence, one region includes:
- the LOC138886157 gene encoding uncharacterized protein: MGNEVEDIKRRWFELLKDYDIDILYHPGKDNVGADALSQKSRGNLAHLEAYQRPLAGKVHQLASLGVRLADSNKGGVIVHNRAESSLVAKVKEKQFYYPLLAQLKEGIHKHKTVVFFLGMDDGTLREVYWLNDMKRDVANFVARCLNCQQAKSEHQRPGGLAQSIEIPMWKW; the protein is encoded by the exons ATGGGGAATGAG GTTGAGGATATTAAG AGAAGATGGTtcgagttactcaaggactatgatatcgatattctctatcacccaggAAAGGATAATGTTGGGGCGGATGCTCTTAGTCAAAAATCAAGGGGAAATctggctcatttggaggcatatcagaGGCCGTTGGCTGGGAAGGTgcaccagttggctagtttgggagttcgccttgcggactctaataaaggaggagtgattgtgcataatagggctgaatcatcacTTGTGGCGAAAGTAAAAGAGAAGCAATTCTACTatccattgttagcacaactAAAAGAGGGGATTCATAAGCACAAGACCGTGGTTTTTTtccttggcatggatgatggtaccctacg gGAAGTTTATTGGTTGAATGATATGAAAAGGGATGTGGCGAACTTTGTGGCTAGATGTCTGAACTGTCAGCAAGCGAAGTCTgaacatcaaagacctggtggattggctcaaagcatagaaattccaatgtggaaatggtag